In Gemmata obscuriglobus, a single genomic region encodes these proteins:
- a CDS encoding methyl-accepting chemotaxis protein yields MTKFNDLPIGTRLIGAFLLLAVLCAGVGYFGLRATSEVNHALENANQNQIPALRSLGDLRAALLTIQRSERSVLIAAQSKDEATRQRASKTLETTWPKVRDATGRYQALPMDDKEKAAWGAVQPHLEQFRRDHDAAMAALSAGEIERAEKLCAASVPNTNKMNGFLNELCDIQTAGAEREAAAAQALYASARTTMFVVIGAAVVIAVAVGLFFRRLIVRPLEATGKILRAVAIGDLTLVADETSMDEFGQLAASLNATLQGMRGALKQDRVSWEEVGIQRERNDDYVGQIMAVSKVQAMIEFGLDGTILTANENFLKTTGYQLGEVQGQHHRMFVTPDQAASPEYRDFWAKLNRGEFVFNDFKRVGKGGKEVWLRASYNPILNSVTGRPYKVVKFATDITAQKQMEEQVKADTIELQRKVEEIIKAVNALAAGDFTVSVPDLGTDNVGQMARSLNTAVLAVRTALEGVREVSEQLADASGQLSSASEEISSGAQEQASSLEETAGALQEITSTVKQSADNAQQARQLASGSKEIAEKGRQVVSSAVEAMGEINGSSKKIAEIITTIDEIAFQTNLLALNAAVEAARAGEQGRGFAVVATEVRNLAQRSATAAKEIKSLINDSVKKVDAGTELVNKSGDTLAEIVISVKRVTDIVAEIAGASKEQSGGIEQVNKAVSQMDTVTQRNASQTEEMSATAQTLTDQAGQLRDLVARFKLASEHGAPQRVAVAASSPRRPARANARPAAPKAVPQGAAGQGHELDSLGSDGFSDF; encoded by the coding sequence ATGACCAAGTTCAACGATCTCCCAATCGGCACCCGGCTCATCGGAGCGTTTCTGCTGCTAGCCGTTCTGTGCGCCGGCGTCGGGTACTTCGGTCTCCGTGCCACGAGTGAGGTGAACCACGCCCTGGAAAACGCCAACCAGAACCAGATCCCGGCGCTCCGCTCCCTGGGCGATTTGCGGGCGGCCCTGCTCACCATCCAGCGGTCCGAGCGGTCCGTTCTGATCGCCGCACAGAGCAAGGATGAGGCGACGCGGCAGCGGGCCTCGAAGACGCTCGAAACGACTTGGCCCAAGGTTCGCGATGCGACCGGGCGGTACCAGGCGCTGCCGATGGACGACAAGGAGAAGGCGGCGTGGGGGGCGGTGCAACCGCACCTGGAGCAGTTCCGCCGCGACCACGACGCCGCGATGGCCGCGCTGAGCGCGGGGGAGATTGAGCGGGCCGAGAAGCTGTGCGCCGCCTCGGTCCCCAACACGAACAAGATGAACGGCTTTTTGAACGAGCTCTGCGACATCCAGACGGCCGGGGCGGAACGGGAGGCCGCCGCCGCGCAGGCCCTGTACGCCTCGGCCCGGACGACGATGTTCGTGGTCATCGGCGCTGCGGTCGTCATTGCTGTGGCCGTCGGCCTGTTCTTTCGGCGGCTGATCGTCCGGCCGCTCGAGGCGACCGGTAAAATTTTGCGGGCCGTGGCCATCGGGGACCTGACACTGGTCGCCGACGAAACGTCGATGGACGAGTTCGGGCAACTGGCGGCATCACTCAACGCCACCCTCCAAGGCATGCGGGGCGCCCTGAAGCAGGACCGGGTGAGTTGGGAAGAGGTCGGCATACAGCGGGAGCGGAACGACGATTACGTGGGGCAGATCATGGCGGTCAGCAAGGTCCAGGCGATGATCGAGTTCGGCCTCGACGGGACGATCCTGACGGCCAACGAGAACTTCTTGAAGACGACGGGCTACCAGTTGGGCGAGGTCCAGGGCCAGCACCACCGGATGTTCGTCACCCCCGACCAGGCCGCGAGCCCCGAGTACCGCGACTTTTGGGCGAAACTGAACCGCGGCGAGTTCGTCTTTAATGACTTCAAGCGGGTCGGCAAAGGGGGAAAGGAGGTGTGGCTCAGGGCCTCCTACAACCCGATCCTCAACTCCGTCACCGGCCGGCCGTACAAGGTGGTGAAGTTCGCCACGGACATCACCGCCCAGAAGCAGATGGAAGAGCAGGTGAAGGCCGACACGATCGAACTCCAGCGGAAGGTGGAAGAAATCATCAAGGCCGTGAACGCGCTGGCGGCGGGCGATTTCACGGTGTCGGTCCCGGACCTGGGCACCGACAACGTGGGCCAGATGGCGCGGTCGCTGAACACGGCGGTGCTCGCGGTCCGGACCGCGCTGGAGGGCGTGCGGGAGGTGTCCGAGCAACTGGCCGACGCCAGCGGCCAATTGTCCAGCGCGAGCGAGGAGATCTCGTCCGGCGCTCAGGAGCAGGCGTCCAGCCTGGAAGAGACCGCCGGCGCCCTGCAAGAGATCACCTCCACTGTCAAACAGAGCGCGGACAACGCCCAGCAGGCTCGGCAACTGGCCAGCGGGTCCAAGGAGATCGCCGAGAAGGGCCGGCAGGTGGTGAGTTCCGCGGTCGAGGCGATGGGTGAGATCAACGGGTCGAGCAAGAAGATCGCGGAGATCATCACGACCATCGACGAGATCGCGTTCCAGACCAACCTCCTGGCCCTGAACGCGGCGGTCGAGGCGGCCCGGGCCGGGGAGCAGGGGCGCGGGTTCGCGGTGGTGGCCACCGAGGTCCGCAACCTGGCCCAGCGGTCCGCCACCGCCGCCAAGGAGATCAAGAGCCTGATCAACGACAGCGTCAAAAAGGTGGACGCCGGCACCGAACTGGTCAACAAGTCGGGCGACACGCTGGCCGAGATCGTGATCAGTGTGAAGCGGGTCACCGATATCGTTGCCGAGATCGCGGGCGCCAGTAAGGAGCAGTCCGGGGGGATCGAGCAGGTCAACAAGGCCGTCTCCCAGATGGACACCGTCACCCAGCGGAACGCCTCCCAGACCGAGGAGATGAGCGCCACCGCCCAGACCTTGACCGATCAGGCGGGCCAGCTCCGGGACCTCGTCGCCCGCTTCAAACTGGCTTCCGAACACGGCGCGCCTCAGCGCGTCGCCGTCGCCGCGAGTTCGCCCCGGCGGCCGGCCCGCGCGAATGCCCGGCCCGCCGCGCCCAAGGCCGTTCCGCAGGGGGCCGCGGGCCAGGGGCACGAACTGGATTCGCTCGGCAGCGACGGCTTCAGCGATTTCTGA
- the purU gene encoding formyltetrahydrofolate deformylase, translating into MKNTAVLLITCPDRKGIVAAVAEFLYKHDANILHADQHQDAEGKLFFMRVEWDLSGFALDLAEFSRRFSPLADRFEMRWRLEDSRNPLRVALFVSKYDHCLMDLLYRHKTGELLCEIPVIVANHPDAQKWGDFYGVPFHVIPVPAGDKEAAERKQLDLLAAEKIDLVVMARYMQILSREFVARYPQRVINVHHSFLPAFMGARPYHRAFERGVKLIGATSHYATEDLDEGPIIEQDVVRISHRDGLEDLLEKGRDLEKVVLSRAVRWHLDHRILVYNHKSVIFD; encoded by the coding sequence ATGAAGAACACCGCCGTCCTGCTCATCACCTGCCCGGACCGCAAGGGGATCGTCGCCGCGGTCGCGGAGTTCCTGTACAAGCACGACGCCAACATCCTCCACGCGGACCAGCACCAGGACGCGGAGGGGAAGCTGTTCTTCATGCGCGTCGAGTGGGACCTGAGCGGGTTCGCGCTCGACCTGGCGGAGTTCTCGCGCCGGTTTTCGCCGCTCGCCGACCGGTTCGAAATGCGCTGGCGGCTCGAAGACTCCCGCAACCCGCTCCGGGTGGCGCTGTTCGTCTCGAAGTACGACCACTGCCTGATGGACCTGCTGTACCGCCACAAGACCGGCGAGCTGCTTTGCGAAATCCCGGTCATCGTTGCGAACCACCCCGACGCGCAGAAGTGGGGCGACTTCTACGGCGTCCCGTTTCACGTGATCCCGGTTCCGGCCGGCGACAAGGAGGCCGCCGAGCGGAAGCAACTGGACCTGCTCGCGGCGGAGAAGATCGACCTCGTGGTGATGGCCCGGTACATGCAGATTTTGTCGCGCGAGTTCGTGGCGCGGTACCCGCAGCGAGTCATCAACGTCCACCACTCGTTCCTGCCGGCGTTCATGGGGGCGCGGCCGTACCACCGGGCGTTCGAGCGCGGGGTGAAGCTGATCGGCGCCACCAGCCACTACGCCACGGAGGACCTGGACGAGGGGCCGATCATCGAGCAGGACGTGGTGCGGATCTCGCACCGCGACGGCCTTGAGGACCTGCTCGAAAAGGGCCGCGACCTGGAAAAGGTGGTGCTGTCGCGGGCGGTGCGGTGGCACCTGGACCACCGCATCCTCGTCTACAACCACAAATCCGTGATCTTCGATTGA
- a CDS encoding APC family permease — protein MQQTPPQSLPRVIGPWIATAVIIGTVIGSGVFKKGRNVADNVPEFGLIMAVWVLGGLLALLGALALAEVAVLFPRAGGNYVFLREGYGRCAGFLWGWVDFWILRAASIAALATMFTESFHDVLKQSIAPGQKVDVLSFWPRQLLTTLVIGGLTVVNVRGTRLSGGVQFAITILKVASLLFLITAPFVVLAVASEPTHPPQVSHLSPAVPSNLFGINWSGFGVALVGVLWAYNGWMNIAPIAEEVKEPQRNIPRSLLLAVFTLIALYCGANLAYHLVLPRDQIVAKDANGHLSSTPVATEFCGELLGPVGVVLASAIVMTSVFGALNGNLLVGPRLLYAMGRDRLAPPAFARLHPQYHTPALATLAMAGWSVLLVLCVGALTQYQVPTVPLGFAELDLNVPRGKSPFDIMTDFVIFGSVTFETLAVASIFVFRWKYPATPGNRAYRCWGYPVVPALYVLIMALVLVNFFVNPESRTEALVGLGFIASGGVVYALFFGTRRA, from the coding sequence ATGCAACAAACACCCCCGCAGTCCTTGCCACGGGTCATCGGCCCGTGGATCGCGACCGCCGTTATTATCGGCACCGTCATCGGGTCCGGCGTGTTCAAGAAGGGCCGGAACGTCGCGGACAACGTCCCCGAGTTCGGCCTCATTATGGCCGTCTGGGTGCTCGGCGGCCTCCTCGCGCTGCTCGGCGCGCTCGCACTCGCCGAAGTCGCCGTGCTGTTCCCCAGGGCCGGCGGGAACTACGTCTTCCTCCGCGAAGGGTACGGCCGCTGCGCGGGCTTCCTGTGGGGCTGGGTCGATTTCTGGATCCTCCGCGCCGCCAGCATCGCCGCGCTGGCGACGATGTTCACCGAGTCGTTTCACGACGTGCTGAAGCAGTCCATTGCGCCGGGGCAGAAAGTTGATGTACTCAGCTTCTGGCCCCGGCAACTGCTCACCACCCTCGTCATCGGCGGGCTGACCGTCGTGAACGTCCGCGGCACGCGGCTGAGCGGCGGGGTCCAGTTCGCGATCACCATACTGAAGGTCGCGTCGCTGCTGTTCCTCATCACGGCGCCGTTCGTGGTGCTGGCCGTCGCGTCCGAGCCCACGCACCCGCCGCAGGTGTCGCACCTGAGCCCGGCGGTGCCGTCGAACCTGTTCGGGATTAACTGGAGCGGGTTCGGGGTCGCGCTGGTCGGCGTGCTGTGGGCGTACAACGGGTGGATGAACATCGCCCCCATCGCCGAAGAGGTGAAGGAGCCGCAGCGCAACATCCCGCGCTCGCTGCTGCTGGCGGTGTTCACCCTGATCGCGCTCTACTGCGGGGCCAACCTCGCGTACCACCTCGTGCTGCCGCGGGACCAGATCGTTGCCAAGGACGCCAACGGGCACCTGTCCTCCACGCCGGTCGCGACGGAGTTTTGCGGGGAGCTGCTCGGGCCGGTCGGGGTGGTGCTGGCGTCGGCGATCGTGATGACCAGCGTGTTCGGGGCGCTCAACGGGAACCTGCTCGTCGGCCCGCGGCTGCTGTACGCGATGGGCCGCGACCGCCTCGCCCCCCCCGCCTTCGCGCGGCTGCACCCGCAGTACCACACGCCCGCGCTCGCGACCCTGGCAATGGCGGGGTGGTCGGTGCTGCTGGTGCTGTGCGTCGGGGCGCTGACCCAGTACCAGGTGCCGACCGTGCCGCTCGGGTTCGCGGAACTCGACCTGAACGTGCCGCGCGGGAAGTCGCCGTTCGACATCATGACCGATTTCGTGATCTTCGGGTCGGTGACCTTCGAAACCCTCGCCGTGGCGAGCATCTTCGTGTTCCGGTGGAAGTATCCCGCGACGCCGGGGAACCGCGCGTACCGCTGCTGGGGGTATCCGGTGGTCCCCGCCCTCTATGTCCTCATCATGGCGCTGGTGCTGGTGAACTTCTTCGTGAACCCGGAGTCGCGCACCGAGGCGCTGGTCGGGCTCGGTTTCATCGCGAGCGGGGGTGTGGTGTATGCCCTGTTCTTCGGGACGCGGCGGGCATGA
- a CDS encoding phytanoyl-CoA dioxygenase family protein — protein MTWAEQLERDGYALLPAALTPGAVAEAVREWAEVTAANAEADAVLTGSAGPAYGARNLLDLWPGVVDLVRTEPVRAALHATLGPGAGVVRVLYFDKPPGHSWALPWHKDYSLAVKEHRPSSRFTKPTVKAGVPHVIAPQAVLDRMLTVRIHLDPMTPDNGPLRVVPGSHRFYDQRNDEPREAVTLECGAGDALLMRPLLTHASGHSKTGAGLHRRIVHLECAADDTLPDGFEWMWCRAVDGT, from the coding sequence ATGACCTGGGCCGAACAGCTCGAACGCGACGGCTACGCTCTGCTTCCCGCCGCACTCACGCCGGGTGCCGTGGCAGAGGCGGTGCGCGAGTGGGCGGAAGTCACTGCCGCCAACGCCGAAGCCGATGCCGTGCTCACCGGCTCGGCGGGTCCGGCATACGGCGCCCGTAACTTGCTCGACTTGTGGCCCGGTGTGGTGGACCTCGTCCGCACGGAGCCGGTTCGCGCCGCACTGCACGCGACTCTTGGACCGGGGGCCGGCGTGGTGCGGGTGCTGTACTTCGACAAGCCGCCGGGGCACTCGTGGGCGCTGCCGTGGCACAAGGATTACAGCCTCGCCGTGAAGGAACACCGCCCGTCGTCGCGCTTTACGAAGCCGACGGTGAAGGCCGGCGTGCCGCACGTCATCGCCCCGCAAGCGGTTCTTGACCGGATGTTGACGGTGCGCATTCACCTCGATCCCATGACGCCCGACAACGGCCCACTTCGAGTGGTTCCGGGTTCGCACCGGTTCTACGACCAGCGCAACGACGAGCCGCGCGAAGCCGTTACTCTGGAGTGTGGTGCCGGGGACGCCCTGCTGATGCGCCCGCTGCTGACGCACGCGAGCGGGCACAGCAAGACCGGAGCGGGACTGCACCGGCGGATCGTTCACCTCGAATGCGCGGCCGACGACACGTTGCCGGATGGCTTTGAGTGGATGTGGTGTCGCGCGGTAGATGGGACGTGA
- a CDS encoding thiamine phosphate synthase: MHQTSPGVERAVAGARDRAEQAGAGAVRLGHYVLALLEEDEGRPAVLLEHIGVSVPAVRGALRAGETPVAPDVAVLFNAARAWSIAHRHDPEFLTDAFLIAVLRASDAFRASCAALGFTPERLESVLIKSESRAAEPVSEVTVFAITEPTAEVDAARVLDASFNRAREAARVLEDYARFVLDDRFLTQEVKELRHGLAAAAQKLPPRVLVASRETLRDVGTTATAASEYERASPAHVAVVNLKRLQESLRSLEEFGKVFGPDLGRTLEALRYRAYTLERALTIGAGSRERLATARLYVLLTRAQCVASLDWTLREAARGGADVFQLREKGMPDRELLPLARDVRAWTREAGVLFIVNDRPDIARLCDADGVHLGQDDITVKDARRVLGPDPLIGVSTHSVEQVRQAVLDGADYIGIGPTFPSKTKAFDRFPGLDFVRAATAETALPTFALGGIGARNIAEVIAAGARRVAVSAAISTADDPERAAQVLKAALTHSPL; this comes from the coding sequence ATGCATCAGACCAGTCCGGGTGTGGAACGTGCGGTCGCCGGGGCGCGCGACCGGGCCGAACAGGCGGGGGCCGGCGCGGTGCGGCTGGGGCACTACGTGCTCGCCCTGCTTGAGGAGGACGAGGGGCGGCCGGCGGTGCTGCTGGAGCACATCGGCGTGTCGGTTCCCGCCGTCCGCGGGGCGCTCCGTGCCGGGGAAACCCCTGTCGCGCCGGACGTGGCGGTGTTGTTCAACGCGGCGCGCGCGTGGTCGATCGCCCACCGGCACGACCCCGAGTTCCTCACCGACGCCTTTCTCATCGCGGTCCTGCGGGCGAGCGACGCGTTCCGCGCGTCCTGCGCGGCGCTGGGGTTCACCCCCGAGCGACTTGAGTCGGTCCTGATTAAATCCGAATCGCGCGCGGCCGAACCCGTGTCGGAAGTGACGGTTTTCGCGATCACAGAGCCGACCGCCGAAGTGGACGCGGCCCGGGTTCTGGACGCGAGCTTCAACCGGGCGCGTGAGGCCGCCCGCGTGCTGGAGGACTACGCGCGGTTCGTGCTCGACGACCGGTTCTTGACGCAAGAAGTGAAAGAGCTGCGCCACGGGCTGGCCGCCGCGGCGCAAAAGCTGCCCCCGCGGGTGCTAGTGGCGTCCCGCGAAACGCTCCGCGACGTCGGCACCACGGCCACCGCCGCGAGCGAGTACGAGCGGGCGTCGCCGGCCCACGTGGCGGTGGTCAACCTGAAGCGCCTTCAGGAGTCGCTCCGGAGCCTGGAAGAGTTCGGCAAGGTGTTCGGCCCCGACTTGGGGCGCACGCTCGAAGCGCTCCGATACCGGGCGTACACGCTCGAACGCGCACTTACGATCGGTGCCGGGAGTCGCGAGCGGCTCGCGACCGCGCGGCTGTACGTGCTGTTGACGCGGGCACAGTGCGTCGCCTCGCTCGACTGGACCCTGCGCGAGGCGGCCCGCGGCGGCGCCGACGTGTTCCAACTCCGGGAGAAGGGGATGCCCGACCGGGAACTGTTACCCCTGGCCCGCGACGTGCGCGCCTGGACCCGCGAAGCGGGGGTGCTGTTCATCGTGAACGACCGGCCGGACATTGCCCGGTTGTGCGACGCCGACGGCGTTCACCTGGGGCAGGACGACATCACCGTGAAGGACGCCCGGCGGGTGCTGGGACCGGACCCGCTGATCGGGGTCAGTACGCACTCGGTCGAACAGGTCCGTCAGGCGGTGCTGGACGGCGCGGACTACATCGGGATCGGCCCGACGTTCCCCTCCAAAACGAAAGCGTTCGACCGCTTCCCGGGGCTCGATTTCGTTCGGGCCGCGACCGCCGAAACCGCGCTGCCGACGTTCGCACTTGGCGGCATCGGCGCCCGCAACATCGCGGAAGTGATTGCGGCGGGGGCACGCCGCGTGGCGGTGAGCGCCGCAATTTCCACCGCCGACGATCCCGAACGCGCGGCACAGGTGCTGAAAGCCGCACTAACGCACTCACCGCTCTAA
- a CDS encoding TolC family protein — translation MRTHTLAVRLAAGFLPLTVMLGAASARQPVLPTVPQPVPAPRGHAVLAQVPLPAPVPVEAARGEAGPELSLGECVSIALARQPSLRAVLESTAAVEIGYKSLSNFGTAATLFSPDVDVRKQQAKRGLMATSAEYQKLHNEIVQDVTRMYYTAVYAKQQQELANRVVLRLDNLIEIGREYLKTAPAAELKESGFNTLSLQMMENGLYEARKLQVDARIGRERALAGLRELMAVDARTFPFRIKDQALPVMVQEVPLSMDRVVELALERRPELVLAAAGVDAFRLEVYAQGKIPFKRATRTFVSGADIHAKEIPATNRGADYRPGGIIPEMPPQLVGSKFDRVCKAMAFAQRAEAVYDKARNVIMLEAESAYLDFDQAARRLEISTEQFALSKRMQEQARAVAEFTKAKDRLVLAEMDASRAQSAYFESVHRYLLALAALERVTAGGIWPKFPDR, via the coding sequence GTGCGCACACACACTCTCGCCGTCCGGCTGGCGGCCGGGTTCCTTCCGCTGACCGTCATGCTCGGGGCGGCGAGCGCGCGACAGCCGGTGCTGCCGACCGTTCCGCAGCCGGTGCCGGCCCCGCGCGGGCACGCGGTGCTGGCCCAGGTACCGCTCCCGGCGCCCGTTCCCGTCGAGGCGGCCCGGGGCGAGGCCGGCCCGGAGCTGTCGCTGGGCGAGTGCGTCTCGATCGCCCTGGCCCGGCAGCCGTCGCTGCGGGCGGTGCTGGAGAGCACGGCCGCGGTGGAAATCGGGTACAAGTCGCTCAGCAACTTCGGCACCGCGGCCACGCTCTTCAGCCCTGATGTGGATGTCCGCAAGCAGCAGGCCAAGCGCGGGCTGATGGCCACCTCGGCCGAGTACCAGAAGCTGCACAACGAGATCGTGCAGGACGTGACCCGGATGTACTACACCGCGGTGTACGCCAAGCAGCAGCAGGAGCTGGCCAACCGCGTGGTGCTGCGGCTGGACAACCTGATCGAGATCGGCCGCGAGTACCTCAAAACCGCGCCCGCGGCGGAGCTGAAGGAGTCCGGGTTCAACACGCTGAGCCTGCAAATGATGGAGAACGGGTTGTACGAGGCCCGGAAGCTCCAGGTGGACGCCCGGATCGGCCGCGAGCGGGCGCTGGCGGGGCTGCGCGAGCTGATGGCCGTGGACGCCCGCACGTTCCCGTTCCGGATCAAGGACCAGGCGCTGCCGGTGATGGTCCAGGAGGTCCCGCTGAGCATGGACCGGGTGGTGGAACTGGCGCTGGAGCGGCGGCCCGAACTGGTGCTCGCCGCCGCGGGGGTGGACGCCTTCCGGCTCGAAGTGTACGCGCAGGGCAAGATCCCCTTCAAGCGGGCCACGCGGACGTTCGTCTCGGGCGCGGACATCCACGCCAAGGAGATCCCCGCGACGAACCGCGGCGCCGACTACCGGCCCGGCGGGATCATCCCGGAAATGCCCCCGCAGCTCGTGGGCAGCAAGTTCGACCGGGTGTGTAAAGCGATGGCGTTCGCGCAGCGGGCCGAAGCGGTCTACGACAAGGCCCGCAACGTGATCATGCTCGAGGCGGAATCGGCGTACCTCGATTTCGACCAGGCGGCCCGGCGGCTGGAGATCTCGACCGAACAGTTCGCGCTGAGCAAGCGGATGCAGGAGCAGGCCCGGGCGGTGGCCGAGTTCACCAAAGCGAAGGACCGGCTCGTGCTGGCCGAGATGGACGCGTCGCGGGCACAGTCCGCCTACTTCGAGTCGGTCCACCGGTACCTGCTCGCGCTCGCGGCCCTGGAGCGGGTCACCGCGGGCGGCATCTGGCCCAAGTTCCCGGACCGGTAG
- a CDS encoding phosphate/phosphite/phosphonate ABC transporter substrate-binding protein translates to MGRVYAVIVCCLLPVAVAVVPSAPWAAAAEPVAPARIGLPANMFSGLPAPVVQRASRPFQNMLEKQAGLKGEVTVGKDYVEIAEMLRGGKLELAVFHGFEFAWVKQHPELVPLVVTVPTNKLQACLVVNVNSKADGPHALKGESVAIPSGTKAHCQLYYDRLKGAAPAGCCEVAKVKGRTVEDALDAVSDDECPAALVDAGALVAYQKLKPGAGQQLKVLAQSEPFPPGVLVYRKGALTEEAAKQVRDGLVKCVNTDEGQLLTSLWRLKGFEAATQAYQLDLDKCLKVYPAPKQK, encoded by the coding sequence GTGGGTCGCGTGTACGCTGTCATCGTGTGCTGTTTGCTGCCGGTCGCGGTAGCGGTCGTGCCGTCGGCCCCGTGGGCGGCGGCGGCCGAGCCGGTCGCGCCGGCGCGGATCGGGCTCCCCGCGAACATGTTCAGCGGGCTGCCCGCCCCCGTCGTTCAGCGGGCCTCGCGGCCGTTCCAGAACATGCTGGAGAAGCAGGCCGGGCTCAAGGGCGAGGTCACGGTCGGAAAGGACTACGTCGAAATCGCCGAGATGCTCCGCGGCGGTAAACTGGAACTCGCCGTGTTCCACGGGTTCGAGTTCGCCTGGGTCAAGCAGCACCCCGAGCTGGTGCCCCTTGTGGTGACCGTGCCGACGAACAAGCTCCAGGCGTGCCTGGTGGTGAACGTGAACTCGAAGGCGGACGGACCGCACGCCCTCAAGGGCGAGAGCGTGGCGATCCCCAGCGGGACCAAGGCGCACTGCCAACTGTACTACGACCGCCTCAAGGGCGCGGCGCCGGCCGGGTGCTGCGAGGTGGCGAAGGTGAAGGGCCGCACGGTCGAGGACGCGCTCGACGCCGTGTCCGACGACGAGTGCCCGGCGGCGCTGGTGGACGCCGGGGCCCTGGTCGCGTACCAGAAGCTGAAGCCCGGGGCCGGCCAGCAACTGAAGGTGCTCGCCCAGTCTGAGCCGTTCCCGCCCGGGGTGCTCGTGTACCGCAAGGGGGCGCTGACCGAGGAGGCCGCCAAGCAGGTCCGCGACGGGCTGGTCAAGTGCGTGAACACCGACGAGGGGCAACTGCTCACCAGCCTCTGGCGGCTGAAGGGCTTCGAGGCGGCCACTCAGGCGTACCAGTTGGACCTGGACAAGTGCCTGAAGGTCTACCCGGCGCCCAAGCAAAAATAA